One segment of Podarcis muralis chromosome 17, rPodMur119.hap1.1, whole genome shotgun sequence DNA contains the following:
- the LOC114587754 gene encoding ovostatin-like → MGSWIFLVALLAPLSIAAPPDPQYILIVPAVVQSNTTNEACVQLLNLNETVSVDVVLEYNVDRFPLWEGTVDKKHFSQCINFTVPPADSNPLAYIVFSAKGALISFHERRSVAVRNISTLVFVQTDKPVYKPDQKVMFRVVSMDKDFKPVNEMYPAIYIQDPQGNRIAQWLNQTPSFGILQLELVINQGALLGSYQIVVENPPNYNTYHWFTMEEYVLPKFKMDIKTPDRLSAFDEEFQVHVSAHYTFGQPVQGTVQIRVCRHRYYDPRCNRDSNGICEAVSAQLDKDGSVSKTISTKAFRLYANMHTQRYFYVSLHAEAVITEKGTGIQISKSNYISVYQARKTITLENVDPYYRRGIPLTGQMKVNDEDGAPLPNGLIFIEFDGEVVANYTTDNNGSAQFSIPTSHLFEPRYKLRAIYEPDQCTEYGWLENYKPEAVHYVQRYFSRTNSFVKIEPVLRELLCGKREAISVHYILNKVQNEELPSKVHFYYLIMTNGRIVDGGEHLVSIKAGRYSRFSIPLMIDQKAAPRAKLLVYTLHPHGELIADSISFEVEKCFRNKVSLQFSKKEALPASGIGLNLKAASNSFCALRAVDKSVLLLRPGEDLTPESVYSRLPYQELYGYYYNELNLEDTPKEPCVELKNTFFDAQFYIPVNVTDDGNVYDVFRNLGLKVFTNSTLLKPVVCQSDFECKKISSDYPDNEPRIMDEAKVAFGAAAGGTSTLRTYFPETFFWQLLWVDSSGKANLSYTVPDTITEWEANAFCMNDNIGFGLSGIASLTAFQTFFVEPAMPYSTIRGEVFLFKGNVFNFLDDCIEIDVKLEESQDFKAEKLSPGNNSIRICANETQSYTWRITPQRLGMVNFSITAEAKGTELSAGQRDTVIMPLLVESEGIKKEVTQSSLICVKGTPVSETITLNLPSNLVIGSEKASLYVLGDILGTAMKNAENLLPMPYGCAEQNIAMFLSHLYILFYLTDTKQLTEEKKSRILRNLNAGYQRQMPFRLPDGSFSTFGSREAEGNLWLTTLVYKAFGQSSPAIFVDENILNQALLWISSKQGPDGCFKSDGKIYNQALEDGADQNTILTAYITSSLLESNLKSSYPVVRAGLSCLDAASDGRVRSTFENALLAHTYGLAGNAEKQKHFLDVLMASATRNGGLLYWKREKRPRVEDFPSFYIRASSLEILMNSYVLLAWLNRPNLSQEDLTVGSQMARWLVRNQNSLGGFSSSQDTPVALLALSRFGNLTFTKDAENTVEISAGGSFKKVFQVTSSNSVLLQQVELPNIPGNYSVEVKGSGCVYIQTPLQYNIIFPTHGSGFALTVRTKNASCASNFLSRFDLELKARYTGERNASNMVIFDIKMLSGFVPVSSSLERLLDKVMRTETRNDHVFLYLESVSSEEITLTLTLEESHPVSKSKPATVRMFDYYETDIAAHSEYNTPCRQESA, encoded by the exons TGATGTTTAGAGTTGTTTCTATGGATAAAGATTTCAAGCCAGTGAACGAAATG taTCCTGCAATCTACATCCAA GATCCTCAAGGAAATCGGATTGCTCAGTGGCTGAATCAAACACCTTCCTTTGGCATCCTCCAATTAGAACTTGTAATAAATCAAGGAGCATTGTTGGGATCCTACCAAATCGTTGTTGAGAATCCACCAAACTATAATACCTATCACTGGTTCACTATGGAAGAATATG tgtTGCCAAAGTTCAAGATGGACATCAAAACACCAGACAGGCTCTCTGCTTTCGATGAAGAATTCCAAGTACACGTCAGTGCTCA TTATACATTTGGCCAACCTGTTCAAGGGACAGTCCAGATCAGAGTGTGCAGACATCGCTATTACGATCCAAGATGTAATCGAGATTCCAATGGGATTTGTGAAGCTGTTAGTGCTCAG cTGGACAAAGATGGCAGCGTTTCCAAAACGATCAGCACCAAAGCATTCCGCCTTTACGCAAACATGCATACGCAGCGTTATTTTTATGTGTCGCTCCACGCAGAGGCAGTCATCACAGAGAAGGGAACAG GCATCCAGATTTCAAAGTCTAACTACATCTCTGTCTATCAAGCAAGAAAAACCATCACATTGGAGAATGTAGATCCATATTATAGAAGAGGGATCCCTTTGACTGGACAG ATGAAGGTGAATGATGAGGATGGAGCACCACTGCCAAACGGACTTATTTTTATAGAGTTTGATGGCGAGGTTGTGGCCAACTACACTACAGACAACAATGGCAGTGCCCAGTTTTCCATACCAACTTCTCACCTTTTTGAACCTCGCTACAAATTGAGA GCTATCTATGAACCAGATCAGTGCACTGAGTATGGCTGGCTGGAAAACTACAAGCCAGAAGCAGTTCATTACGTCCAGCGCTATTTCTCCCGGACCAACAGCTTTGTGAAGATAGAACCGGTGCTGCGTGAACTGTTGTGTGGCAAACGGGAAGCAATCTCCGTGCACTACATCCTGAACAAAGTTCAAAATGAGGAATTGCCCTCCAAGGTTCACTTCTACTATCTA ATTATGACGAATGGTAGAATTGTTGATGGAGGTGAACACCTGGTCAGCATTAAGG CTGGACGATATAGCAGATTCTCAATCCCGCTGATGATTGACCAAAAAGCAGCTCCCAGAGCAAAGCTGCTGGTTTACACTCTGCATCCTCATGGCGAGCTGATCGCTGATAGCATCTcttttgaagttgaaaagtgcttCAGAAACAAG GTCAGCCTGCAGTTCTCTAAGAAAGAAGCACTGCCAGCCTCAGGCATCGGCCTTAACCTCAAAGCTGCCAGCAACTCCTTCTGTGCCCTGCGGGCTGTGGATAAGAGCGTTCTGCTTCTGAGGCCTGGAGAAGATCTGACTCCTGAGAGC GTGTACTCTCGCCTTCCTTATCAAGAACTTTATGGCTATTATTATAATGAGTTGAACCTTGAAGATACCCCTAAAGAGCCATGCGTTGAGCTGAAAAATACTTTCTTTGATGCCCAATTCTACATACCTGTGAATGTGACTGATGACGGCAATGTCTATGATGTTTTCAGG AACTTGGGTCTCAAGGTTTTCACCAACTCCACACTACTAAAGCCCGTTGTATGCCAAAGCGACTTCGAATGCAAGAAGATTTCATCTGATTATCCTGATAATGAACCTCGTATTATGGATGAAG CAAAAGTTGCTTTTGGTGCTGCAGCTGGGGGTACAAGCACATTGAGAACATACTTTCCTGAAACATTCTTTTGGCAGCTGCTTTGGGTTGA TTCTAGTGGGAAAGCCAATCTCTCATACACCGTGCCGGACACCATCACTGAATGGGAAGCCAATGCATTCTGCATGAACGACAACATTGGGTTTGGCCTCTCAGGAATTGCCTCCCTGACAGCTTTTCAGACATTCTTCGTTGAGCCGGCTATGCCCTACTCCACTATCCGAGGGGAAGTCTTCCTTTTTAAAGGCAATGTCTTCAATTTCCTGGACGACTGCATAGAG ATAGATGTTAAGCTGGAAGAGTCTCAGGATTTCAAAGCAGAAAAGCTGTCTCCAGGGAACAACTCCATAAGAATCTGTGCGAATGAAACACAATCCTACACCTGGAGAATTACCCCTCAAAGACTGG GTATGGTGAATTTCAGTATCACTGCTGAAGCCAAAGGAACTGAGCTGAGCGCAGGACAAAGGGACACCGTGATCATGCCGCTTTTGGTTGAG TCTGAAGGCATCAAGAAGGAGGTGACCCAGAGCTCTCTGATCTGCGTAAAAG GTACACCAGTCTCTGAAACAATAACCTTGAACTTGCCTTCAAATCTGGTGATTGGATCAGAAAAAGCTTCACTTTATGTCCTTG GTGACATTCTGGGCACAGCCATGAAGAACGCTGAAAACCTTCTCCCAATGCCCTATGGTTGTGCAGAACAGAATATTGCCATGTTCTTGTCCCATTTATATATTTTGTTCTACCTGACTGATACAAAGCAGTtgacagaagaaaaaaaatccaggATCCTTCGAAATTTAAATGCTG GATACCAGAGGCAGATGCCATTCAGACTCCCTGATGGATCCTTCAGTACTTTTGGTAGCAGGGAGGCAGAAGGAAACCTTTG GCTCACCACCTTAGTCTACAAAGCATTTGGACAGAGTTCACCTGCTATATTTGTAGATGAAAACATCCTGAATCAAGCACTCCTCTGGATTTCAAGCAAACAGGGGCCAGATGGCTGCTTCAAGTCGGATGGGAAAATCTACAACCAAGCCTTAGAG GATGGAGCGGATCAAAACACCATACTCACGGCCTATATTACTTCATCTCTACTGGAGAGCAACCTCAAGAGCTCG TATCCTGTGGTGCGGGCTGGCCTCTCCTGCTTGGATGCTGCTTCTGATGGGCGTGTTAGGAGCACGTTCGAAAATGCTCTCCTGGCCCACACATATGGTTTAGCTGGCAACgcagaaaaacagaaacatttcttGGACGTCTTGATGGCGTCTGCTACTAGAAATG GTGGTCTGCTGTACTGGAAAAGGGAAAAGAGGCCTAGAGTAGAAGATTTCCCTTCTTTCTACATTCGTGCATCATCTCTTGAGATTCTGATGAACAGTTATGTACTGCTGGCGTGGCTGAACCGACCAAACCTATCCCAGGAGGACCTGACAGTCGGCTCACAGATGGCGCGGTGGCTGGTCAGAAACCAAAATTCTTTAGGTGGCTTCTCCTCCTCTCAG GACACTCCTGTAGCTCTCCTGGCTTTATCTCGGTTTGGGAATCTGACCTTCACAAAAGATGCAGAAAACACAGTGGAGATCAGTGCTGGGGGATCTTTTAAGAAGGTTTTCCAGGTGACGAGTAGCAACAGTGTCCTGCTGCAACAGGTTGAATTGCCCAACATCCCCGGAAACTACAGTGTGGAAGTGAAAGGTTCTGGGTGTGTCTACATTCAG ACACCCCTGCAATACAACATCATCTTCCCTACACATGGCTCTGGATTTGCTCTCACAGTGCGGACAAAAAATGCTTCCTGCGCAAGCAACTTTCTGTCCAGATTTGATCTTGAACTGAAAGCCAG ATACACTGGAGAACGCAACGCATCCAACATGGTTATCTTTGACATCAAAATGCTGTCTGGTTTTGTCCCTGTCTCGTCATCCCTAGAGCGG CTCCTGGACAAGGTGATGCGTACCGAAACCAGAAATGACCATGTCTTCTTATATCTGGAGAGT GTATCATCAGAGGAGATTACCTTGACATTAACTCTAGAAGAATCCCATCCTGTGTCCAAAAGCAAACCAGCTACAGTTCGAATGTTTGATTATTATGAAACAG ATATAGCTGCCCATAGTGAATATAACACACCATGCCGCCAAGAATCAGCTTGA